In Rhodococcus pseudokoreensis, the DNA window CTGGTGGACCGCGGGTGGCCACGGGCGGTGGCGGAAGCGGTGGGGGTGTCCGTCGCCGCGTTCGCCGTGACGGCGCCGATCGTGGCCGCGATGGCAGGCACCGTGAGCCTGGTGTCGATCTGCGCGAACATCCTGGTGGCACCCGTGATCGGAGTGATCACCGTGACGGGCGCGATCACCGCGCTGATCGCCGGCATCAGCGTGCCCGTTGCGGAAGTGGTGGTGCGCCTGACCCAGTGGCCGCTGTGGTGGCTGGTGACCGTGGCCGAGCGGGGCGCGCGGATCCCCGGTGCTTCCGTTCCGGTGCCCTCGGGGCCCGCCGGTGCGGTCCTCGTCCTCGGTGCCGTGCTGGCGATAGGTGCGGCGCTGCGCAGCCGCGGAACCCGGCTGGTACTGGTGGGAATCGCGATCGGGGTGCTGGTGCTGTGGGCGCCGATCTGGCCGCCGTGGCTGGGGCGCCTTGTGTGAATGTGCCCGAATCCGGGAAACCGTCGCAGAACGCGAGGGAAGGGACGACGACATGCAGGTGGGGTTCAAGCTGATGGCCGAGACGTTCGATCCGCGGGAGATCGTGCGGCAGGCGGTGGAGGCCGAGCGGGCCGGCTTCGACTTCGTCGAGGTGAGCGATCACTACCACCCCTGGCTCTACAGTCACGGTCACTCGGGATTCGTGTGGTCGATGCTCGCTGCCGCCGCGGCGCGGACCGAGCGGATCGGTCTCGCCACCGGTGTCACCTGCCCGTTCGTTCGGTACCACCCCGCGATCGTCGCGCAGGCCGCGGCCACGACCGCCGTCCTCAGCGACGGCCGGTTCACTCTGGGCCTCGGCTCGGGGGAACGGCTGAACGAACATGTCGTGGGCGGTGGCTGGCCGTCGGTGACCGTCCGGCACCAGATGTTGCGTGAGGCGATCGACATCATCCGCCTGCTGTGGTCGGGCGGCTACCACTCCTACGAGGGCAGGCACCTCACTCTCGACGACGCACGCGTCTTCGATCTCCCCGATGTGCCCCCGGCGATCGCGGTCGCGGCGGGCGGCGCGCAGGCCGCCGACATCGCCGCGGAACTCGGTGACGGACTCTTCGCGACCGAACCCGACCCGGATCTGGTGCAGGCCTACACCGCGGCCGGTGGGTCGGGCCCGAAATACGGGGAAGTGCCCCTCGCGTGGGCGCCCGACGAGGAATCCGCAGTCGAGTCGGCGCACCGATTGTTCCGGTTCGGGTTGACCGGATGGAAGGTTCAGGCGGAACTGCCGAATCCGATCAACTTCGAGGCCGCGTCGTCGTCGGTCCGCACCGAGGACGTCCGGGATGCGATGGCGTGCGGGCCGGACGTCCGGCGGCACCTCGAGGTGGCGGGCCCGTTCGTCGATGCCGGGTTCGATCGTCTGGCGCTGATCAACGCGGGACCGGACGTGGACGGGTTCTTCGCGTTCTTCGCCGACGAGCTGAGCGAGCCGCTGCGGGCGCTGACGCCGGCGTGACACCCGTTGCAGTGCAGCCACTTTCGTGACCAGCTTCCGTTGAAGGATGGGTGAGAGGGCGGCCGGCGGCGCGCTCTCCGGACCGGGGAGGGGCGATTTCTGTATCGTTTCGAATTCGATTCCCGATGTGCGTATGAGACACCCGAACACCGACTACCATCCGGTGGCAGATGTCGAGGGCGAACGGTCTTGGAACACACCCGCGTTGGAGGGCGAGATGTCGGAATCGGAGCGGACGGATCTCGACGTGGACGACGAACTCGACGCCGGACAGGTGTGGAGAGCGCAGCGGGTCGTCGCTGCTCAGTCACTCGACGCCGAAGACTGCCGCATGTTGCTGTCCATGCTCGGTATCGCGGGTAACCCCGATTCGCCGGGGCCGGACTGACAGCGGTCAGGTCAACTTCCGGTGATGGTGCGCGACGATTTCCTGTGCCACCGTCGCCAGTTTGATGTTCATCTCCTGTGAGGTGGTGCGGAGAATTTCCATCGCCTGGGTCTCGGGAATGTTGTGGAACGCCATCAGCAGCCCCACTGCCTTGCCGATTTCACGGTTGCTCACGAGGCCGGCCCGCAGCGTCTCGGCCTCGAGGTGCTCGTGCACCGCCGCCAGTGCCACCGCCGCGAACGACGCGAGCATGATGCCCTGCTCGACCGACGTGGTGTTCAGGGCTCCCGGCGTGTCGGAGAACAGATCGAGCGCGCCGACCTTGCGTCCCAGGATGACGAGGCGGAAGCCGGCCGCCCCGCGCACCGGTGTCTCGGCCAGCACCCGCCGCGAGAGCCGCGGCCATTGCGACGACGTGGACAGGTCCGTGTCGAACTGGGGGGTGTCGCTGACGATGGCGTCGACGCACGGACCCTCGTTCTCGATGCGCTCGAACTCGTCGACGCGGGCGGCGACGTCGTCGCTGGCCGCCACCGTCACATAGCCGGACCCCTGCCGGAGCATCAGGCTCGCGTGCTGACAGCCCTCGACGAGTAGCGGCGCGGCATCGCAGATGGCTTGGTGGACCTGCCCGAAATCCTGGCCCGCGTAGAGAAGGTCGGCGAGTGTCGCGAACGTCACGGCAGACTTGCCGACAGCCTGCGAGCGCGTCGTATCGGGCACTGTGTCTCGCATCGGTTCCTCCAGCGTGCGGGCATGGGCCCGCTCACTGATTCAGTCTGCCAGAGCGGGCGGTCGTCGCCGCTCCGAGCCGGAAGAATTCGCGAACGGACTCCGGGTGCGGCCGGCCCGGGTGAAGATGGCCTCATGGTTTCGCACACCGAGAACCCACTCGTGTCCGTCGACCAGGGCATGCTGCGAGGCGTCCACGCGGGCGGCGTTCTGTCGTGGAAGGGCATTCCCTACGCGGCGCCGCCGGTCGGCGAGTGGCGGCTTCGCGCGCCGCGCGCGCCCGAGCCTTTCGACGGGGTGCGCGACTGTTCCCGGTTCGGTCCGATCGCACCGCAGAACGAGCACGGGCCGCTGCCCATCGATCCCGGTCTGAGCATCGACGAGGACTGCCTCACCCTGAACGTCTTCGCGCCGGCGGCGGATGCGGGGCAACCACGGCCGGTGATGGTGTGGATCCACGGCGGGGCCTATTACCTGGGTTCGTCCGGGCAGCGCATGTTCGATCCGGCTCGGCTGGTCGAGCGCGGCGGCGTCGTGGTCGTGACGTTCAACTATCGGCTCGGTGCGCTGGGGTTCCTGGACTTCTCCGCGTTCTCGACCGGCGAGCACCCGTTCGACACGAACCTCGGCCTGCGCGATCAGATCGCGGCCCTGACCTGGGTCCGGGACCATATCGCGGCGTTCGGCGGCGACCCGGCCGACGTCACCCTGTTCGGGGAGTCCGCCGGCGGCGGTTCGGTCACCACGCTGATGACGTCGCCGCAGGCGGAGGGGCTGTTCCATCGCGCGATCGCCGAGAGTTCGCCTGCGACGTCCGTGTACGGCAGTGCGCGAGCCGAGAGCATCGCCGAGTCGTTCCTCGAACTGCTCGACATCGCGCCCGCCGACGCGGGCCGTCTCCGCGACCTGTCCGTCGACGTGCTGACGAAGGCGTGCATCGAACTCGTCCAGCAGGTACCCGCGCGGGTCCCCGGGACCCTGGCGGTTGCCCCGACCGTCGACGGGGACGTGGTCCCGCACTACCCGGTGGCGGCGTTCCGCAAAGGCCTCGCGCATCGAATTCCGCTGCTGATCGGGACGAACAAGGACGAGGCGTCGATGTTCCGGCTGATGAAATCGCCCCTGATGCCGATCACCCCGGACGCCGTCCATCAGATGTTCGTGGCGATCGCCGCCGACCATCCGGACCTTCCCGCCGACGAGGAGCAGGAGGTGGCCGCGGCGTATGCCGACTACCCGAAGAAACGCTCGGCGATGGAGATCTCGCGGGACGCCGCGTTCCGGATGCCGACGCTGTGGATCGCGGAGGCACACAGCCGGGTCGCGCCCACCTGGCTGTACCGCTTCGACTACGCCACGCCCTTCCTGCGCGCCGCACGGATCGGTGCCACTCACGGCACCGAGGTGCCCTACGTCTTCGGCAACTTCGGCGTCGTCCCGCACGACCCCACGTTCAAGCTCGGTGGGCACCGCACCGCCGGTCATTTGTCGGAGCGGATCCAGCGCCGGTGGCTGTCGTTCGCGACCGACGGCACCCCCGACGGGACCGATGCGGAGGTCGACTGGCCGCGGTACGACGAGGCGGACCGCACGACGCTGCTGATCGGCCGCTCCGACGCGGTCGTCGACGATCCGGACCGGGAACTCCGCCGGGCGTGGGGTGAGGAAGTCATCGGCTTCACCTGAGCGGCGGCGCCCGGTTTCGGCTCCGCGGAACTCGGGGATACCTGCTGAATGAGCGCTGCAGCAACGGAATCGGATCGCGACCTCAGTGTGGGGGTCGAGGAGGAGTTCTTCCTCGTCGACGAGTCCGGTCACCTCGCCTCCGGCGGACCCGACGTGGTCGCTGAGGCC includes these proteins:
- a CDS encoding TIGR03557 family F420-dependent LLM class oxidoreductase; translation: MQVGFKLMAETFDPREIVRQAVEAERAGFDFVEVSDHYHPWLYSHGHSGFVWSMLAAAAARTERIGLATGVTCPFVRYHPAIVAQAAATTAVLSDGRFTLGLGSGERLNEHVVGGGWPSVTVRHQMLREAIDIIRLLWSGGYHSYEGRHLTLDDARVFDLPDVPPAIAVAAGGAQAADIAAELGDGLFATEPDPDLVQAYTAAGGSGPKYGEVPLAWAPDEESAVESAHRLFRFGLTGWKVQAELPNPINFEAASSSVRTEDVRDAMACGPDVRRHLEVAGPFVDAGFDRLALINAGPDVDGFFAFFADELSEPLRALTPA
- a CDS encoding carboxylesterase/lipase family protein translates to MVSHTENPLVSVDQGMLRGVHAGGVLSWKGIPYAAPPVGEWRLRAPRAPEPFDGVRDCSRFGPIAPQNEHGPLPIDPGLSIDEDCLTLNVFAPAADAGQPRPVMVWIHGGAYYLGSSGQRMFDPARLVERGGVVVVTFNYRLGALGFLDFSAFSTGEHPFDTNLGLRDQIAALTWVRDHIAAFGGDPADVTLFGESAGGGSVTTLMTSPQAEGLFHRAIAESSPATSVYGSARAESIAESFLELLDIAPADAGRLRDLSVDVLTKACIELVQQVPARVPGTLAVAPTVDGDVVPHYPVAAFRKGLAHRIPLLIGTNKDEASMFRLMKSPLMPITPDAVHQMFVAIAADHPDLPADEEQEVAAAYADYPKKRSAMEISRDAAFRMPTLWIAEAHSRVAPTWLYRFDYATPFLRAARIGATHGTEVPYVFGNFGVVPHDPTFKLGGHRTAGHLSERIQRRWLSFATDGTPDGTDAEVDWPRYDEADRTTLLIGRSDAVVDDPDRELRRAWGEEVIGFT
- a CDS encoding ANTAR domain-containing protein — translated: MRDTVPDTTRSQAVGKSAVTFATLADLLYAGQDFGQVHQAICDAAPLLVEGCQHASLMLRQGSGYVTVAASDDVAARVDEFERIENEGPCVDAIVSDTPQFDTDLSTSSQWPRLSRRVLAETPVRGAAGFRLVILGRKVGALDLFSDTPGALNTTSVEQGIMLASFAAVALAAVHEHLEAETLRAGLVSNREIGKAVGLLMAFHNIPETQAMEILRTTSQEMNIKLATVAQEIVAHHHRKLT